The Montipora capricornis isolate CH-2021 chromosome 1, ASM3666992v2, whole genome shotgun sequence genome contains a region encoding:
- the LOC138040576 gene encoding bromodomain adjacent to zinc finger domain protein 2B-like isoform X2 yields the protein MDPRDVPSHSPAHTHSYFDGNPGLRSPPLSHDPSYGMRPGAFSMMGRRPGLPDFRGTLTHDPILSAPASLTSPGALHGTLPASGGGAGWWMPPHPHSHGLTPDYFTSHLPGGWLTHERDCALASHERLEECLYPSARSRSSGLMNGVSSSGGFGSGSGIFYPPPSSPQSMHSFVHQASPTSAGTKNVLAHWGSHGNHDGKSVLDLGDSHDLDMIPRLNRKLSNCSEENSDRESEMRPGDLPLYHKERVKDSSLKATSDFEKPKASNRFPENTDLRSGQKPQPLKTKHHIDSANSSSQRPRNLPSLNENSNIPTLQKSPMDQRNDSKAPVRGTEETHSSSNYAVNSEPSKSAPPKLQKVKSGPPPRLQVPKSILNKTEGIVPTQPEPSINKGKDLSTLLKEEMLKSTSNTTNSVKSILTEKSQSDVSSDVESRGNDIAEPKLMSTSKSVPVIQKASSKPPVNQPRIPSGKPPLLTHFHGTKFSEQDSSDDDSDTSNVSSGSESGSGSDDESEEGEEGENEESSGSDTDSEGSDEEDDACEPHEDDDDDDDDDVSMETQESGTSLKDESHSPSKRKVDESFSGSPRKRRRAVNEDAIQVPLGKGWRRQTRLRQVGAAGSLRGDVYYFAPCGKKLRTYPEVTRYLNKNGVTEITLENFSFSTKLHIGEFLECKEGTVFEPLSEEEVNRRKLMADEKARVKLDKLNKKKEKKQKQAEMANKAAAAKRLQKAQREAALEAVKMAKRERAEARMRSKAMKQEALQAAREAKKERVRMLAEQKRLAKERAKEQRQMARLKKKEDAANAKYEDAMKKAKERELKRQQAVLLKQQEKEQKKQQQMMIRAIETQRKQEERERLKEEKKMEKKLQREKKLEQKRREMILARELKKPVEDMVLKDSKVLPALARVMGLKIPGGAFADLLMVQEFVHNFSEALDLDANEIPSLWEMQSSLLNDSSEDVFVPLCQSLLISALEDPGCEGPDSFTMLGVALSKVELNETNFSEVLRLFVISRNAGDPHPLADALLCTPFQALTMSDKAGVMAYLCNELLCSRTICKEIESSIEHMSNLRRDKWVVEGKIRKLKAIQAEKYPVVKVKKPPGRPRADANIADPEGENSMSNSLADDSVQGNEDDDEEEEEEEEDEDEDDDDDGEGGGDGTQSSEESDEEEDATEPTTQEELERRLKKFEKKHSQFRSKLFSSSHALRALCLGQDRYKRRYWILPHGGGVFVEGMETAEKEIVLDLMTECLENFHAQDVKAGTEFDSVKQEHQGDPTKSGMEYQTLPETSLKSPCHAGLKSPLKSPLKSPPHMKADNRDNASVMSGNSMLSEGNNIQSQSTQQRLDKAYIPSAASRNAMEIQRIENLFRNESSSSKLASQSHSRAPKPQEKNGWFNVLPRMPCDESSLTLSHTHNSGNFVPTYSKRGGDMDLSNTPPTLKRPPGRPPRISNLSDGQAGPSSVQRDAPGHSVSIQYLPQLPVKRPPGRPPKSSYQTFNLTCFDGNNLAGAIPTATVAASTQSVSTMSLSFEELKRNVLESLMQEPAPIPPELQHGWWRITEPSHLKEIIKILHTRGIREKILQKNCQKYNEYANSSCTKGDQVDSDSDEEEEENETSSNNEPKKDTPVEDKTFPHVAFAVDKAILREVEEMEEKVFTASLQIKGWRLPPKASKGLSRNSLSDLKPLAEEGPLGIAISRLASLESGIERRYLKHPLRNDKLQIPSNIGTAAAPGEVPSGEEGQPKEAEKMEVNVEMVTPALKIWRDAVLTAQSAAQLSMCLSMLYDCVAWEKSIMKVFCQICRKGDNEELLLLCDGCDRGYHTYCCMPKLLSIPEGDWYCTDCIVLAAGGDNCCMCGGATGKMAKCDNCPRNFHLQCLEPPLSKVPRASWTCPTCKRKRSKPRRKRKIKEKEEEEEELDYSMSPTPPAKEEVRPHANRKQSSKDMAPCRLILAEMEKHEDAWPFLIPVNAKQFPEYYRIIRRPMDFHTMKIKLRDCQYTGPCEFVDDARTVFLNCEEFNEDDSEVGQAGKRLSQFFERRWEELALTID from the exons ATGGATCCCCGAGACGTCCCAAGCCACAGTCCCGCACACACACACAGCTATTTTGATGGCAATCCAG GTCTTCGCTCTCCCCCTTTATCCCACGATCCTTCTTATGGAATGCGCCCAGGTGCTTTCTCCATGATGGGCAGAAGACCTGGTTTGCCAGATTTCAGAGGAACGTTAACACATGATCCCATATTAAGTGCACCGGCAAGTCTCACCTCTCCTGGTGCACTTCATGGGACACTGCCGGCTAGTGGAGGGGGTGCAGGGTGGTGGATGCCCCCTCATCCACACTCTCATGGACTTACGCCAGATTACTTTACCAGTCATCTCCCTGGTGGATGGCTCACACATGAACGTGATTGTGCCCTTGCTAGCCATGAGAGACTTGAAGAATGTCTTTATCCGTCAGCAAGGTCTAGAAGTAGCGGTCTCATGAATGGTGTCAGTTCATCTGGTGGTTTTGGAAGTGGATCTGGTATATTTTACCCACCACCCTCAAGTCCACAGTCAATGCACAGCTTTGTTCATCAGGCTAGCCCTACTTCTGCTGGCACAAAAAATGTATTGGCGCATTGGGGTAGTCATGGCAACCATGATGGAAAAAGTGTTCTTGATCTTGGAGACAGTCATGATTTGGATATGATTCCACGTCTCAACAGAAAGTTGAGCAACTGCAGTGAGGAAAATAGTGACAGAGAAAGTGAAATGAGACCTGGGGATCTGCCACTGTATCATAAAGAAAGAGTTAAGGATTCTAGTCTCAAGGCAACGAGTGATTTTGAGAAACCTAAGGCATCTAACAGGTTTCCTGAAAACACAGACTTGAGATCTGGACAAAAACCCCAACCTCTCAAAACCAAGCATCACATTGATTCCGCCAACTCCAGTAGTCAAAGACCAAGGAACTTGCCATCATTAAATGAAAACAGCAACATACCAACACTGCAGAAAAGTCCAATGGACCAGAGGAATGACAGCAAGGCCCCTGTGAGGGGTACAGAGGAGACCCACTCATCATCAAACTATGCTGTGAATTCTGAGCCTTCAAAGTCAGCTCCACCAAAATTACAAAAGGTGAAATCTGGTCCCCCACCTCGGCTTCAAGTGCCAAAGTcaattttaaataaaactgAGGGAATTGTCCCCACACAACCTGAGCCTTCAATAAATAAGGGAAAAGATCTATCTACTCTTCTTAAAGAGGAAATGTTGAAATCCACCTCAAACACGACAAACTCTGTTAAGTCTATACTGACTGAGAAATCACAGAGTGATGTCAGCAGTGATGTAGAAAGCAGAGGAAATGATATTGCGGAACCAAAATTGATGAGTACTTCTAAAAGTGTACCTGTTATTCAAAAGGCATCCTCAAAACCACCCGTCAATCAGCCCAGAATTCCATCAGGAAAACCCCCATTACTTACGCACTTCCACGGCACAAAATTCAGTGAGCAGGACAGCAGCGATGATGACAGTGATACTAGCAATGTTAGTAGTGGTAGTGAGAGTGGTAGTGGAAGTGATGACGAAAGTGAGGAGGGTGAAGAGGGGGAGAATGAGGAAAGTAGCGGCAGCGATACTGATAGCGAAGGCAGTGACGAGGAAGATGATGCGTGTGAACCgcatgaggatgatgatgatgacgatgatgatgatgtttccATGGAAACACAAGAAAGTGGTACTTCTTTAAAGGATGAATCTCATTCCCcaagcaaaagaaaagtggatgaGTCCTTTTCAG GGAGTCCAAGAAAAAGACGCAGAGCTGTCAATGAAGATGCCATTCAAGTTCCTTTGGGAAAGGG ATGGCGACGCCAAACTCGCTTGCGGCAAGTTGGAGCTGCGGGTAGTTTGAGAGGTGATGTGTACTACTTTGCTCCATGTGGCAAGAAACTTCGTACATATCCAGAGGTTACCAGG TACCTCAACAAAAATGGTGTCACAGAAATAACTTTagaaaatttcagttttagCACAAAACTCCATATTGGAGAGTTTCTGGAGTGTAAAGAG GGAACAGTCTTTGAACCTCTGTCTGAAGAAGAAGTCAATAGAAGAAAATTGATGGCTGATGAAAAGGCTAGAGTGAAACTggataaattaaacaaaaagaaagagaagaagcaAAAGCAAGCCG AAATGGCCAATAAGGCAGCTGCTGCCAAACGACTTCAAAAAGCTCAGCGAGAAGCTGCCTTGGAAGCCGTTAAGATGGCCAAAAGAGAGCGAG CGGAAGCGAGAATGCGCAGCAAAGCAATGAAGCAAGAAGCACTCCAGGCAGCAAGAGAAGCTAAAAAAGAAAGAG TCCGAATGCTAGCAGAGCAGAAGCGTCTTGCCAAAGAACGAGCTAAAGAGCAGCGGCAGATG GCTCgtctgaaaaagaaagaagatgcAGCTAATGCCAAGTATGAAGACGCAATGAAGAAAGCAAAG GAAAGGGAACTTAAGCGACAACAAGCTGTTCTTCTCAAGCAACAG gaaaaggaacaaaagaaacagCAGCAAATGATGATAAGGGCCATTGAAACACAAAGGAAACAAGAG GAGCGTGAGAGATtaaaggaagagaaaaagatgGAAAAGAAGCTTCAAAGGGAGAAAAAGCTT GAGCAAAAGAGAAGGGAAATGATCCTGGCTCGTGAATTAAAGAAACCAGTTGAAGACATGGTTCTAAAGGATAGCAAG GTGCTTCCTGCATTGGCACGAGTTATGGGTCTGAAAATACCAGGTGGTGCTTTTGCTGACTTGTTGATGGTTCAGGAATTTGTGCACAATTTTAGTGAAGCTTTGGATTTGG ATGCTAATGAGATCCCTTCCCTGTGGGAAATGCAGTCCTCACTGTTAAATGATAGCAGTGAGGATGTCTTTGTGCCACTTTGTCAAAGTCTTCTGATATCTGCATTAGAGGACCCAGGATGTGAAGGACCTGAT TCTTTCACAATGCTGGGAGTTGCGTTATCCAAAGTGGAATTGAATGAAACAAACTTCTCCGAAGTTTTGAGACTGTTTGTAATTTCAAGAAATGCTGGAGATCCTCACCCA CTTGCTGATGCTCTCCTCTGCACACCATTCCAAGCGCTCACCATGTCAGATAAGGCAGGAGTTATGGCATACTTGTGCAATGAATTATTGTGCAGTAGAACGATATGCAA GGAAATAGAAAGTAGCATTGAACACATGTCGAATTTGCGTCGTGACAAGTGGGTTGTGGAGGGCAAGATACGCAA ATTGAAAGCCATCCAAGCAGAGAAATACCCTGTAGTGAAAGTAAAGAAGCCACCAGGACGTCCCAGAGCTGATGCCAATATTGCAGACCCTGAGGGTGAAAACAGCATGTCTAACTCCTTGGCTGACGACAGTGTGCAAGgaaatgaagatgatgatgaggaggaagaggaggaggaggaagatgaagatgaagatgatgatgacgacggcGAGGGTGGAGGGGATGGCACACAGTCCAGCGAAGAATCTGACGAGGAAGAG GATGCTACAGAGCCTACAACTCAGGAGGAACTTGAGAGAAGActaaaaaagtttgaaaag AAACACTCACAATTTCGTTCCAAACTGTTCAGTTCTTCTCATGCCCTGCGGGCTTTATGCCTAGGCCAGGACCGCTACAAAAGACGTTATTGGATTTTGCCCCACGGgggtggtgtctttgtggaagGAATGGAGACAGCAGAAAAAGAAATTGTACTTGATTTGATGACAGAATGCCTAGAAAACTTTCATGCACAGGATGTGAAGGCTGGGACTGAATTTGATTCTGTGAAACAGGAACACCAAGGGGATCCGACAAAAAGTGGTATGGAATACCAAACTTTGCCAGAGACGTCGTTGAAATCTCCTTGTCATGCAGGTCTCAAGTCTCCACTAAAATCTCCCCTCAAGTCACCTCCACATATGAAAGCTGATAACAGAGACAATGCTTCAGTCATGTCAGGTAACAGCATGCTTTCGGAAGGAAATAACATTCAGTCACAGAGTACCCAGCAGAGACTTGACAAGGCTTACATACCCAGTGCGGCAAGTAGAAATGCCATGGAAATTCAACGAATTGAAAACCTTTTTAGAAatgaatcatcatcatcaaagcTGGCTTCACAAAGTCATTCCAGGGCACCAAAGCCACAGGAAAAAAACGGTTGGTTTAATGTTCTTCCGCGCATGCCCTGTGATGAGTCATCGCTGACACTCTCTCACACACACAACAGTGGGAACTTTGTGCCCACATACAGTAAGAGGGGAGGAGATATGGACTTAAGTAACACACCACCTACGTTAAAACGCCCCCCTGGCCGGCCACCAAGGATTTCTAATCTGAGTGATGGTCAAGCTGGGCCCAGCTCTGTTCAGAGGGATGCTCCTGGGCATTCAGTCTCGATTCAATACCTTCCACAGCTTCCTGTTAAACGACCACCAGGGCGACCACCTAAATCATCTTACCAGACATTTAATCTGACATGTTTTGACGGCAACAATCTTGCTGGTGCTATACCAACCGCCACTGTAGCTGCCAGCACACAGTCTGTATCAACAATGTCCTTGTCATTTGAGGAGTTAAAGAGGAATGTGTTGGAGTCATTGATGCAGGAACCAGCACCTATCCCACCTG AGTTACAGCATGGTTGGTGGAGAATAACAGAGCCATCCCATCTGAAGGAAATCATCAAAATATTGCACACAAG GGGAATAAGGGAGAAGATTTTGCAAAAGAATTGCCAGAAATACAATGAATATGCGAACAGTTCCTGTACCAAGGGTGATCAAG TGGACAGCGATtcagatgaagaagaagaagaaaatgaaacaTCGTCAAACAATGAGCCCAAGAAAGACACTCCTGTTGAGGACAAGACCTTCCCTCATGTGGCATTTGCTGTTGACAAAGCTATTCTACGGGAGGTTGAGGAAATGGAGGAAAAAGTGTTTACTGCAAGTCTACAAATCAAG ggtTGGAGGTTACCACCAAAGGCTTCAAAGGGATTGAGTCGTAATTCACTGTCTG ATCTCAAGCCTCTTGCAGAGGAAGGTCCATTGGGAATTGCTATCAGTAGATTGGCGTCATTAGAGAGCGGCATAGAGAGGCGCTACCTTAAACATCCACTGAGAAATGA CAAACTTCAAATTCCTTCGAATATTGGCACAGCAGCGGCCCCGGGGGAGGTACCGTCAG GAGAAGAGGGACAACCCAAGGAAGCTGAAAAGATGGA GGTCAATGTGGAAATGGTGACCCCAGCACTTAAGATATGGCGGGATGCGGTTCTGACGGCACAGTCTGCAGCTCAGTTGTCAATGTGTTTGTCCATGTTGTATGACTGTGTGGCCTGGGAAAAATCAATCATGAAAGTT ttTTGCCAGATTTGCAGAAAAGGAGACAACGAAGAGTTGCTGCTATTATGCGATGGATGTGATCGAGGCTATCACACATACTGCTGCATG CCAAAGCTTTTGTCCATACCGGAGGGGGACTGGTACTGCACAGACTGCATTGTCTTG GCGGCGGGCGGGGACAACTGCTGTATGTGTGGTGGAGCTACTGGCAAGATGGCTAAATGCGATAACTGTCCCAGAAATTTCCATCTACAGTGCCTCGAACCACCGCTAAGCAA AGTTCCAAGAGCGTCATGGACTTGCCCAACATGCAAACGA AAGCGAAGCAAGCCTCGACGGAAGcgaaagatcaaagaaaaagaggaagaggaggaggagctTGATTACAGTATGTCCCCCACCCCTCCCGCCAAGGAGGAAGTTCGACCTCACGCAAACCGGAAACAGTCATCCAAGGACATGGCACCGTGTCGTCTGATCTTAGCGGAAATGGAAAAGCACGAAGATGCCTGGCCTTTCCTAATCCCTGTCAATGCTAAACAA